CTTGTGCATgcgaaaaaattattttttgaaacattcgcaaaaaataaaatgaaataaaatgaaataaaatgaaataaaataaaataatggatTAGAATCGAGTGTGTCACTGGAAAATATACACTTGTGAGATCCTATTTAACTCTTGCAGTAACCTCAATCCgtacattatttataaggatgcaaaacgaaaaaaagaaacaataaataaataaacggATAAATAGGTGCATCAATAAATAAACGGATAAATAGGTGTATCAATAAATAAACGGATAAATAGGTGTATCAATAAATAAACGGATAAATAGGTGTATCAATAAATAAACGGATAAATAGGTGCATCAATAAATAAACGggtataaatatgcataaataaatacaaaggTAAATACACTAACAAATTCCTACTACGTGTACGGTttggcaaaaaaaaaaaaaaaaaggaagcgCATCATTATGTGTTTTGTGTACTCTAGAGCAGCAATAATGGGAATACTTTTTAAGTTGGATGGAACCAACGTAACTATAAAATTCGAATTAATTCCTTTACTTCTACATAATTTCAAACTTAAATTTTActcttatattttcatacccataaatgtatacatattttttttttttttttttttcatttttgcttATAACCCTATTATGaacaagaaaataaaataacatgaaATATTAAAGGTAGTCTAATAGGTATTGTTTAAATATGTAAgaaataccaaaaaaaaaaaaaaaatgaacgtATTAGTAACTCCATGTTAAATCGTACTTTTTCCAAAATTTCTTCTTTCGCGACATggaattaattaaaagaatggGGAAGAGGagtaaacataaaatattaataaaaaaaaagtataaaaaaaaaaaatataaaaaaaaaaaaaatcaatggGTTGAAATAATTGGCTATGTAACAATgtgtacaatatatattgtgtAAAGAATCGACGTGCAAATGCTGGttataaaatgttaaaaaaagttatttttaaatttgtttttatttttatgttcgTTCCGTTATTCCGTTTTTGcttctttccttttcttttaagATAAATACCTAGCGCCTTTTATCCGGGTTAACTTTTTTTGTGACATGTTCAGAATTTCTCAGAGTACTAAATAAAGTAAtggaaattatataaaatgaaaaaagtgctctcaaaatgttttaatattttcgcATGAACATGTCACCAGAGTATTCACGTACGTACATAAATGATAAGAATATGTGTGGATAtgtataattgtatatatacaaatggatatatacaaatggatatatacaaatggatatatacaaatggatatgtataattgtatatatacaaatggatatatacaaatgaatatatacaaatgaatatatatatatgtgaatattCCCGCTTGTgtactttttctttattttatgagAAAACGCAAAACAACATGACaattttaagaaaacaaTTGTGTACTTGTTATGTGACGTAACAGTAATGTTTGATAAGTAACATTACAAATATGCCCTTtgaaaatatagtaaatttTACGTGTgcaaatgaaattataacaGACAAATTAGAGAtgcaaaaaaagaataataaaaaaaaataagaacaaaaaggACGAAAAAGAAACAGTATGCTTAGCGTGGGCTCGTAAATTTTGCAGGTACATAATTCTTTACAGAGTCATAAAAATAGTTGAGATCTGCCAAAAAAacttattacttttttttttttttttttttttaaagacaacatcatatataattagtCCACATGTAAAGGCGAGTATGGAAGACTATAAATGCACCAGTTGCTTtgaggatatatatataaatagtgACAAGGAGTTGTTTTATTTcgatatatgtaaacataaaatatgtgGTGAATGCTTAGAGAATCATTTAAATAAGCATAATAAGCAACACTGTCCTCGTTGCAAAGTGTCAATAACCAAAAAGAATGTTGTTCCTTTTGATATAGAAGAACGAATATACtcaaatcaaaaaaatatacgatCCAAATTGatggaaatatttaataaaagaagacataattttgaaaatacacctttatataataattatttagaaaaaattgaagatattatatatatgttaactAACGAATGTGATgagaaaaaacgaaaaattattgagtcatatataaaaaagtatgaaaaggaaaacatCAAATTgatagaagaaaataatgctcttatatatgaaaatgaaaaaaaaaaaatccatGATATAGTAAAAGAAGAAGggaatttatatgaaataattaaacatagacctataataaataaatcaaaCAATGAGACTTATGTTCATTCATTAATTAAAGAAAACCCTAAGCTATTTGATGAAATAAAGGTAACCAATATATCCGAATCACAACCACAACCATTAAATGCatctattaaaaatgatacaGATATACCTGTGCGAAAATTTACTTCTGAAGAGGACTTAAAAAAGTCCGACTACGCTGGGGGGTATAACCCCTCTATCGTCTTTAAAAGGTGTGACACAGAATTTAACTCCACCATATACTTCAACATATAACCGCGAGCTAATTCGTTGTACATTCTTTGGCAAGCGTTTGTCTACATGCGCAtacacacgtacatatacgCTTGCACCTATTCGCTTGTTTGGTTTATTGCCCTTTCCCCcccttaaaaattttacattttcatgTGTATTACCAATGTGCttatatcttcatttttgtGAGAAGAGTAGTTAATTTTGAGGTCCTTTCCTTTTTGCATGACTACTTTCTCCATCTGTCCCCATTATCTtccccccttttttttttttttttttgtaattaaaaaGCCCCCTGGAAATATACAACAACTTTGGGGCAACTCAGAAAATATAGACAATCATTGTAGGAcgtaacattttaaaaaattttaaaccTTTGTTAACtaaattgtaaattttatgttttacaaaaaaaaatttaagaaataatttggACTATCGTTGCGTTCGTAATGTTGTAGCAGTTATGACATATAACACGCAGTAAAACATTCAAA
The window above is part of the Plasmodium malariae genome assembly, chromosome: 10 genome. Proteins encoded here:
- the MAT1 gene encoding CDK-activating kinase assembly factor, putative; the encoded protein is MEDYKCTSCFEDIYINSDKELFYFDICKHKICGECLENHLNKHNKQHCPRCKVSITKKNVVPFDIEERIYSNQKNIRSKLMEIFNKRRHNFENTPLYNNYLEKIEDIIYMLTNECDEKKRKIIESYIKKYEKENIKLIEENNALIYENEKKKIHDIVKEEGNLYEIIKHRPIINKSNNETYVHSLIKENPKLFDEIKVTNISESQPQPLNASIKNDTDIPVRKFTSEEDLKKSDYAGGYNPSIVFKRCDTEFNSTIYFNI